In Kutzneria kofuensis, the DNA window ATCCGGCGTTCTGGACCGCGGTCGGCAACAGCGCCCTCTACATCGTCGGCGTCGTGCCGCCGCTGGTGGTGCTGCCGCTGCTGCTGGCGCTGCTGGTGGAGCGCAAGCTGCCCGGCATCACGTTCTTCCGCACGGCCTTCTTCACGCCCGTGATCGCCTCGATTGTCGTCGTCGGCCTGATCTGGACCTGGCTGCTCGACACCCGCGGCCTGGTCAACGACGTGCTGACCGCGTTGGGCGTGCTGAAGACGCCGATCCCGTTCCTCACCGACCAGTGGCTGCTGCTGGTCAGCGCCATGCTCGTGACGGTGTGGAAGGGGCTGGGCTACTACATGGTCATCTACCTGGCGGCGCTCGGCACCGTGCCGAAGGACCTGCACGAAGCCGCCCAGGTGGACGGGGCCGGCTGGTGGCGGCGGCTGTTCTCGGTGACGCTGCCGGCGCTGCGCCCGACGATGGTGCTGGTGGCGGTGCTGTCCTCGGTGTCGGCGTTCCGCGTGTTCTCCGAGGTGTACCTGCTGGCCGGCCAGGCCGGCGGCCCCGGCGGCGCCGACACCACGCTGGTGATGCTGATCCAGCAGGTCGGCACCGGGCTCACCGGCGATCTCGGCTACTCGTCGGCGCTGTCGGTGGTGCTGTTCGTCCTCACGCTCGGGCTGCTGCTGGCCACCAACCGGCTCAACCGCCAGGAGGACCTGTGAGCGAGCTTGCGAGCGAACCATCGAGCACTGCGCCCTTGCTCGCAGGCGCGACGAGCGCTAGCGAGGAGGGCCTGTGAGCCGGATCGTCGGCCGGTACGCGTTGCTGCTCCTGGTCCTCGTGATCACGGTCGGCCCGTTCCTGTGGCAGCTGTCGACGTCGCTCAAGGGCGTCACCGAGGACATCTACTCGACGCCCCCTCAGCTCTTCCCGCTGCACCCGACGCCCGGCAACTACGCGCGGGTCGCCGACGCGGTGCCGATCTGGTCGTTCGCGCTGAACTCGCTGATCGTCGCGGTGGCCAACGTCGTGGCGAACTGCCTGGGCGCGAGCATGGCCGGCTACGCCCTGGCCCGGCTGCGGTTCCGTGGCCGGACGGCGGCGACGACGGTGTTCCTGGCCAGCCTGCTCGTCCCGTTCGAGGCGATCATGGTGGCGCTGTTCCTGGTGATGCGATCGCTGCACCTGAGCAACACTCTGGCGGCGGTCGTGCTGCCCGGCGCGATCGGTGCGCTGAACGTGATGCTGATGCGCAACGCCTTCCTGGCGCTGCCGTCGGCCGTCGAAGAGGCCGCTGTCATCGACGGGGCCAACGCCTGGCAGCGGTTCACCCGCATCGCGCTGCCCTCGGCGCGGGGGACGGTGGTCGTGGTCGCCGTCTTCTCGTTCATGTTCAGCTGGGACGACTTCCTGTGGCCGCTGATCGTGCTGAGCGATCCGGCCCGCTACACGCTGACGATCGGGCTGAGCTACCTGCAGGGCACCTTCGTCAACGACCAGCGGCTCATCGCGGCTGGCACGATGATTGCGGTGGCGCCGCTGGTGCTGCTGTTCGTGGCGGCGCAGAAGTACTTCTTCCGCGGGGTCGGAGAAGGCGCTGTCAAGGGTTGACCAACACACGGGGACACGGAGCGACCCATGCACGATGATCGCAGCCTGCTCGACGAGCGGCTGACCAGGACCGTCCGCCAGCGCATCCGGCCGGAGGTCTACGGCGCGGCCGTGCCGCTGCGGCTGGAGGTCTGGCACGCGCCGGGGGAGCCGGTGCCGGTCGCCGAGGCGCTGGCCGCGCAGTACGGGCCGGCCGCGGTCGGCGACGCCTGGGGCGCGCCGTGGGCGACGAGCTGGTTCCGGATGTCGGGCACGGTGCCCGCGGAGTGGGCCGGCCGGCACGTGGAGGCGGTGGTGGATCTCGGGTTCACCCACCCGGGCCCGGGTTTCCAGTGCGAGGGCCTCGCGTACACGCCCGAGGGCAAGCCGATCAAGGGCTTGGCCCCGCGCAGCACCCACATCCCCGTCGGCACGTCCGTGGCCGGCGG includes these proteins:
- a CDS encoding carbohydrate ABC transporter permease, which encodes MRIAQQRWFTPWLFLLPGLAVVIGFSLFPFLNTVVLAFTDAKVLGGGHFTGADNFVRMVRDPAFWTAVGNSALYIVGVVPPLVVLPLLLALLVERKLPGITFFRTAFFTPVIASIVVVGLIWTWLLDTRGLVNDVLTALGVLKTPIPFLTDQWLLLVSAMLVTVWKGLGYYMVIYLAALGTVPKDLHEAAQVDGAGWWRRLFSVTLPALRPTMVLVAVLSSVSAFRVFSEVYLLAGQAGGPGGADTTLVMLIQQVGTGLTGDLGYSSALSVVLFVLTLGLLLATNRLNRQEDL
- a CDS encoding carbohydrate ABC transporter permease, translating into MSRIVGRYALLLLVLVITVGPFLWQLSTSLKGVTEDIYSTPPQLFPLHPTPGNYARVADAVPIWSFALNSLIVAVANVVANCLGASMAGYALARLRFRGRTAATTVFLASLLVPFEAIMVALFLVMRSLHLSNTLAAVVLPGAIGALNVMLMRNAFLALPSAVEEAAVIDGANAWQRFTRIALPSARGTVVVVAVFSFMFSWDDFLWPLIVLSDPARYTLTIGLSYLQGTFVNDQRLIAAGTMIAVAPLVLLFVAAQKYFFRGVGEGAVKG